The following proteins are encoded in a genomic region of Magallana gigas chromosome 1, xbMagGiga1.1, whole genome shotgun sequence:
- the LOC105329683 gene encoding calcium and integrin-binding protein 1 isoform X1, which yields MGLGSSIFTEQELDDYQELTFLTKKEIHHVYKRFREIRSHDPNFSKHDKLSKEDIFKLPEFAVNPFKERIVKVFSSSTSGDDSMTFEDFLDMMSVFSDNAPVSIKIEYAFRIYDFDEDGFIGTDDIIKVIKGLLGENCATMLNELKEKQRKGKQNTQVEKESQQQLHEVLKQVADSIIDDADLDNDGQLSLAEFDHVMGKTSEFAKSFRIRL from the exons ATGGGTCTTGGGTCCAGTATATTCACTGAGCAAGAACTGGACGATTATCAG GAATTGACATTCTTAACCAAGAAGGAAATTCACCA tgtTTACAAGCGATTTCGAGAAATCAGATCCCATGATCCGAATTTTTCGAAACATGACAAACTTTCTAAAGAAGATATCTTTAAGTTACCGGAGTTTGCT GTGAACCCTTTCAAGGAACGTATTGTGAAAGTCTTTTCATCTTCAACTTCCGGTGACGATAGCATGACGTTTGAGGACTTCCTTGATATGATGTCTGTGTTTAGTGACAACGCCCCCGTGTCGATTAAAATAGAGTATGCCTTCCGAATATACG ACTTTGATGAGGATGGATTTATTGGAACTGATGACATCATCAAAGTTATTAAGGGTCTCCTGGGTGAAAATTGTGCTACAATGCTGAATGAACTTAAGGAGAAGCAGAGAAAAGGAAAACAGAATACACAGGTTGAAAAGGAATCACAACAACAACTCCATGAAGTATTGAAGCAGGTTGCCGATTCT ATTATCGACGATGCCGACCTGGATAACGATGGACAACTATCTCTGGCAGAATTTGATCATGTTATGGGCAAAACATCGGAATTTGCAAA GTCGTTTAGAATTCGTCTATGA
- the LOC117687427 gene encoding uncharacterized protein: MERTTFLVFLLALMGFVCGGGYEYPKGGNNFPHPGGQYPPYPGHPGPVYPPTGPNYPFPGYPGDPPDCDRVCIPEFCMPPFATCPNFPQARCVGVCCVARFFIGGVDVTPFCRGPTIPGRPHKKY, encoded by the exons ATGGAAAGAACAacttttttggtgtttttattgGCCCTCATG GGTTTTGTTTGCGGCGGAGGATATGAATATCCAAAGGGTGGGAATAACTTTCCTCACCCTGGTGGACAGTACCCTCCATATCCAGGACACCCAGGCCCAGTATACCCGCCAACAGGACCTAACTATCCATTCCCAGGATATCCGGGTGATCCACCAG aTTGCGATAGGGTTTGTATTCCGGAATTTTGCATGCCTCCTTTTGCAACTTGTCCAAATTTTCCACAAGCGCGTTGTGT CGGAGTCTGTTGTGTGGCTCGATTTTTCATTGGAGGAGTCGATGTTACCCCGTTCTGTAGGGGACCAACTATCCCAGGAAGACCCCATAAGAAGTATTAG